The following are encoded together in the Lathyrus oleraceus cultivar Zhongwan6 chromosome 3, CAAS_Psat_ZW6_1.0, whole genome shotgun sequence genome:
- the LOC127131125 gene encoding uncharacterized protein LOC127131125, which yields MHTRVQPYFDDHQQVYDIPDMTEEGDERHEKLRENVETIEKRLRAMEGDQIFGAVAREMCLVSGLVIPAKFKTPNLNQYEGDTCPKSHLIMYYRKMAAHVDNDKLMIHCFQDSLKGASSKWYLTLDQTRIRYFQDLSDAFIKQYKYNMDLAPDRRQLLSMSQKYSESFKEYAQRWRETASQVEPPLTEKELADWFVDTVRPEFFERMVGSVTASFSDLVAVGIKVELGLKMAR from the coding sequence ATGCACACTCGAGTTCAACCGTACTTCGATGATCATCAACAAGTGTATGATATACCTGATATGACTGAAGAAGGTGATGAAAGACATGAAAAGCTGAGAGAAAATGTTGAAACCATTGAGAAAAGGCTGAGAGCAATGGAAGGTGATCAGATCTTTGGTGCTGTTGCCAGAGAAATGTGCCTTGTATCTGGATTGGTGATCCCCGCAAAATTCAAGACACCCAACCTTAATCAATATGAAGGAGATACTTGTCCCAAAAGTCATCTTATCATGTATTATAGAAAGATGGCAGCTCACGTGGACAATGACAAACTCATGATCcactgtttccaagacagtttgaaAGGTGCCTCTTCGAAATGGTACTTGACCCTTGATCAGACTCGCATCCGTTATTTCCAAGATTTATCTGATGCTTTCAtcaaacaatacaagtacaacatggatcTAGCTCCCGATAGAAGGCAATTGTTGAGCATGTCCCAAAAGTATTCTGAATcctttaaagaatatgcacaaaggtggagagagaCTGCATCTCAAGTGGAACCTCCATTAACTGAAAAAGAATTGGCAGATTGGTTCGTCGACACAGTGCGACCAGAATTTTTTGAAAGGATGGTGGGAAGCGTGACTGCAAGTTTTTCTGACTTGGTGGCTGTGGGTATCAAAGTGGAACTTGGCTTAAAAATGGCAAGATGA